A DNA window from Ranitomeya imitator isolate aRanImi1 chromosome 2, aRanImi1.pri, whole genome shotgun sequence contains the following coding sequences:
- the LOC138667263 gene encoding POU domain, class 5, transcription factor 1.2-like — protein MESIMNQQHAFNFYTNGSGLMQEEWTFSAGLTYQQNYCHMPMKSESGDLGVQPVLQWNTLPQLDHATETLGFPVGGQQNYCEEQMPIFVDNSNQKTDEEEESVMTPQQEEGSTSSEMEAFTKKLKSKRVSLGYTQADLGYALGVQYGKSFSQTTICRFESLQLSFKNMCKLKPILTEWLDGLDKKASPEELNKERPQAPKRKHRTSIENNVKQRLENYFLNCTKPGAQEISQIARELGMDKTVVRVWFCNRRQKGKRQVNPYQRENIGGHPEVIQSLSPVEHFSLPQLATAQGFPTAQIHYNHPVYMPGFHTNEMYPQNMPHGMPMANYTN, from the exons ATGGAATCCATAATGAATCAGCAGCATGCCTTTAATTTTTATACAAACGGCTCTGGCCTTATGCAAGAAGAATGGACATTTAGTGCTGGCCTAACTTATCAGCAGAATTACTGCCACATGCCAATGAAATCAGAGTCTGGAGACCTTGGAGTACAACCTGTACTCCAATGGAATACACTGCCACAATTGGATCATGCCACCGAGACGCTCGGCttccctgttggaggacagcaaaaTTATTGTGAAGAGCAGATGCCAATCTTTGTGGACAACAGTAACCAGAAGACTGATGAAGAGGAGGAATCGGTAATGACA CCACAGCAGGAGGAAGGTTCAACATCTTCTGAAATGGAGGCGTTTACGAAGAAACTTAAGTCTAAGCGTGTAAGCCTTGGATACACTCAAGCCGATCTCGGCTATGCCCTAGGAGTGCAGTACG GCAAGTCATTTAGCCAGACGACTATCTGCCGCTTTGAGTCGCTACAACTCAGCTTTAAGAATATGTGCAAGCTGAAGCCAATACTAACAGAATGGTTAGATGGCTTGGATAAAAAAGCCAGTCCGGAGGAG ctTAACAAGGAACGTCCTCAAGCTCCAAAGAGGAAACATCGCACAAGTATCGAGAATAATGTTAAACAGAGACTGGAGAATTATTTTCTTAACTGCACCAAGCCGGGAGCACAGGAGATCTCCCAGATTGCCCGAGAGCTTGGAATGGATAAAACC GTTGTCCGGGTGTGGTTTTGTAACCGCCGACAGAAAGGAAAGCGTCAGGTGAACCCGTACCAGAGGGAGAACATTGGTGGACACCCCGAAGTTATCCAATCCCTGTCACCTGTAGAGCACTTTTCCCTGCCGCAGTTAGCTACCGCTCAAGGCTTCCCTACGGCCCAAATCCACTATAACCACCCAGTTTATATGCCTGGCTTCCATACAAACGAGATGTACCCGCAAAATATGCCTCATGGCATGCCCATGGCCAACTATACTAATTAG